A portion of the Segatella copri DSM 18205 genome contains these proteins:
- the pyk gene encoding pyruvate kinase: MKQTKIVASISDRRCDQDFIRKLFFAGMNVVRMNTAHATEEGIRTIVKNVRAVSPHIGIMIDTKGPEVRTTGVKEPIHYNVGDVVKIFGRPEMESSHDIVNVSYPDIAADVKVGDDLLFDDGELDMKIIDNQGPMLVAEVQNEGVLGAHKSVNVPGEHIDLPALTEKDRRNIELAIELDIDFIAHSFVRNAADVKAVQDILDAHNSDIKIISKIENQEGVDNIDEIIDACYGIMVARGDLGIEVPIERIPGIQRRIISKCVKAQKPVIVATQMLHTMIKNPRPTRAEVTDIANAIFYRTDALMLSGETASGKYPVEAVQTMARIAEQAEKDKSPLNDIDPMEDGKIDQKLFLAHAAIEATKKLGVAGIITDGETGQTARDLAAFRGPNPVLAICYKEKLQRWLNLSYGIIPIHQKDQVSTKAMFTAAVRMLRQKGYLCEEDKIAYLSGSFGEGGGTTFVEINKVKKIFDNSYSFNLPSNGIEDK, encoded by the coding sequence ATGAAACAAACAAAGATTGTCGCTTCCATCAGTGATCGTAGATGTGATCAGGATTTTATCCGAAAACTGTTTTTCGCCGGTATGAACGTTGTTCGTATGAATACTGCTCATGCCACAGAAGAGGGTATACGCACCATCGTAAAGAATGTAAGAGCCGTGTCTCCACATATTGGTATTATGATTGATACCAAAGGTCCTGAGGTGCGAACTACAGGTGTGAAGGAACCTATCCACTACAATGTTGGTGATGTAGTGAAAATCTTTGGACGTCCGGAAATGGAGTCTTCTCATGATATTGTGAATGTGAGCTATCCTGACATCGCAGCCGATGTTAAGGTAGGTGATGATTTGCTCTTCGATGATGGTGAACTCGATATGAAGATTATCGACAACCAGGGGCCTATGCTGGTTGCCGAGGTTCAGAACGAGGGAGTGCTCGGGGCTCACAAGAGCGTGAATGTGCCGGGAGAGCATATTGACCTGCCTGCACTGACAGAGAAAGATCGCCGAAATATTGAACTCGCTATCGAGTTGGATATTGATTTCATCGCTCACTCTTTTGTGCGCAATGCAGCCGATGTGAAGGCAGTTCAGGATATCTTGGACGCTCACAACAGTGATATCAAGATTATCTCTAAGATTGAAAATCAGGAAGGTGTTGATAATATTGACGAGATTATTGATGCCTGCTATGGTATCATGGTTGCCCGTGGTGACCTAGGTATCGAGGTGCCAATCGAGAGAATTCCAGGCATCCAGCGCCGCATCATCTCTAAATGTGTGAAGGCGCAGAAACCGGTAATCGTAGCAACACAGATGTTGCATACCATGATTAAGAATCCACGTCCTACCCGTGCTGAGGTAACTGATATTGCCAATGCTATCTTCTATCGCACCGATGCGCTGATGCTTTCTGGTGAAACAGCAAGCGGAAAGTATCCTGTAGAGGCTGTGCAGACCATGGCCCGTATTGCTGAGCAGGCAGAGAAGGATAAGTCTCCACTGAATGATATTGATCCAATGGAAGATGGTAAGATTGACCAGAAACTCTTCCTGGCTCATGCTGCCATTGAGGCTACTAAGAAGTTGGGTGTTGCTGGTATTATTACCGATGGCGAGACCGGTCAGACTGCACGCGACCTGGCAGCCTTCCGTGGTCCAAATCCGGTATTGGCAATCTGCTATAAGGAGAAACTCCAGCGCTGGTTGAATCTGAGCTATGGTATTATTCCAATTCATCAGAAGGATCAGGTTTCTACCAAGGCTATGTTTACCGCAGCGGTACGTATGCTTCGCCAGAAAGGCTACTTATGTGAGGAGGATAAGATTGCTTATCTGAGCGGTAGCTTTGGAGAGGGTGGAGGCACAACCTTCGTTGAGATTAATAAAGTGAAGAAGATTTTCGATAATAGTTATAGCTTTAATTTGCCATCAAATGGCATCGAAGATAAGTAA
- a CDS encoding polysaccharide biosynthesis/export family protein, with the protein MKKLVSLVLVALTMILVLGSCGSTKNVAYFQNADSISLAASRMLYEAKIMPKDELTITVITTDPKAAMPFNLSVSQTLGTGGQLSYGSGSLQGYLVDNDGNIEFPVVGTLHVGGLTKKQAEDLIKNKVKPYLAEKENPIVTVRMGSYHVSVLGEVEKPGIIYAPQEKMSILEALAQCGDLTIYGKRDNVLLIRQDAAGEKHTYRMNLNDANIINSPFYYLQQNDIIYVEPNKVKAQNSSIGSSTTLWFSAVGTLISIASLIVNILR; encoded by the coding sequence ATGAAAAAACTCGTTAGTTTAGTTTTAGTCGCTTTGACTATGATCTTAGTACTTGGCAGTTGCGGAAGTACTAAGAATGTAGCTTATTTCCAAAACGCGGATTCTATCAGTTTGGCTGCTTCAAGAATGCTTTATGAAGCCAAGATTATGCCTAAGGACGAACTTACCATTACCGTGATTACGACAGATCCAAAGGCAGCCATGCCTTTCAACCTCTCTGTCTCTCAAACATTGGGTACAGGCGGACAGCTGAGTTATGGTAGTGGTTCCCTGCAAGGATATCTGGTTGATAATGATGGTAATATTGAGTTTCCTGTTGTTGGAACCTTGCATGTCGGTGGTTTGACCAAGAAGCAGGCTGAAGATCTCATCAAGAATAAGGTGAAGCCTTATCTGGCAGAAAAAGAAAATCCTATTGTTACGGTTCGCATGGGCAGTTACCATGTATCTGTATTAGGTGAAGTAGAAAAGCCAGGAATTATTTATGCTCCACAGGAGAAGATGAGTATTCTTGAAGCTTTGGCACAGTGTGGCGACTTAACCATCTATGGTAAGCGTGACAATGTATTATTGATTCGTCAGGATGCAGCAGGAGAGAAGCATACTTATCGTATGAACTTGAATGATGCAAATATTATTAATTCACCATTCTATTATCTGCAGCAGAATGATATTATCTATGTAGAACCAAATAAGGTGAAAGCTCAAAACTCATCTATCGGTTCATCTACTACATTGTGGTTCTCTGCCGTTGGTACATTGATTTCTATCGCATCATTGATTGTCAATATCTTGCGATAG
- a CDS encoding TPM domain-containing protein, with protein MRFKRYFLALMMVAFHALALTAGEVWMAKNVPIPFLRDSTQYVSDPDGYVDKAQKDSANFYLQKLKLECGVQNVLIIVGKVDNQDAFRMAQDVGNQYGIGYKKSRRGLVIVIAVEDHKYFIAPGSGLEGELTDVDCDDIARACIVKYMREGNPGEAVASVSRAIYNKVKSGRTGIADVDEGSVNDEEDWFLVIILFLIFFGIPIYLFIRYILEMLGIVKPRPKSNQRNQSRRRNNDDDWIPPFFMGGGGSSGGGFSGGSFGGGTFSGGGSGGGW; from the coding sequence ATGAGATTTAAGAGATATTTTTTGGCTTTGATGATGGTTGCCTTTCATGCATTGGCGTTGACGGCTGGGGAGGTCTGGATGGCGAAAAATGTACCGATTCCTTTCCTCAGGGATTCTACGCAATATGTTTCCGACCCGGATGGATATGTTGATAAGGCTCAGAAGGATTCTGCCAATTTCTATCTTCAGAAACTGAAGTTGGAGTGTGGCGTACAGAATGTGCTCATCATTGTGGGAAAGGTTGACAACCAGGATGCTTTCCGGATGGCGCAGGATGTGGGCAACCAATATGGTATTGGTTACAAGAAGAGCCGGAGAGGACTGGTTATCGTCATCGCGGTGGAGGACCATAAGTACTTTATTGCTCCAGGAAGTGGACTGGAGGGTGAGTTGACTGATGTGGACTGTGATGATATTGCCCGGGCTTGCATCGTGAAGTATATGCGTGAAGGCAATCCGGGCGAGGCAGTAGCATCTGTGAGCCGTGCTATATATAATAAGGTGAAAAGTGGACGGACGGGAATTGCGGATGTTGATGAAGGTTCGGTTAATGACGAAGAGGACTGGTTCCTGGTCATTATCCTGTTCCTTATCTTCTTCGGTATTCCTATCTATCTGTTTATCAGGTATATTCTGGAGATGCTCGGTATTGTGAAGCCAAGACCGAAGAGCAATCAGAGAAATCAGTCTCGTAGGAGAAACAACGATGACGACTGGATACCTCCTTTCTTTATGGGAGGTGGCGGTTCTTCCGGCGGCGGTTTCTCGGGCGGTTCTTTTGGCGGAGGCACCTTTAGCGGAGGCGGCTCTGGCGGAGGATGGTGA
- the glmS gene encoding glutamine--fructose-6-phosphate transaminase (isomerizing), with translation MCGIVGYLGKGDAYPALIKGLKRLEYRGYDSAGVALIGNDGSLNVYKAKGKVADLEAFCSDKDISGHVGIAHTRWATHGEPSAVNAHPHYSSSKNLAMIHNGIIENYADIKKNLIAKGVEFKSETDTEVLVQLIEYIQIKKNLDLLTAVQVALRQVIGAYAIAILDKRNPNQIIAARKQSPLVVGIGKDGEFYLGSDASPIIEYTDKVVYLEDGNIAVMRLGEELQVVNIQNVKLNPEVQTVDIDLGQIEKGGFPHFMLKEIFEQPECLRNCMRGRVVSRTVETRVMTDGDDTTSKKETEMGVVLSSITDHRQQLLNAKRIIIVACGTSWHAGLIGKQMIENYCRIPVEVEYASEFRYRNPVVTKDDVVIAISQSGETADTLAAIKLAKESGAFIYGICNSIGSSIARETDTGTYIHVGPEIGVASTKAFTGQVTVLILLALAIGKERGTISENEYQKITEQLWNIPAKMKEVLKLNNKIADLSRTFTYARNFIYLGRGFQYPVALEGALKLKEISYIHAEGYPAAEMKHGPIALIDSDMPVVVIATHNFMYEKVLSNIQEIKARQGRVIAIVSNGDETISKIADEVIELPETLECLEPLLATIPLQLLAYHVAVCKGKDVDQPRNLAKSVTVE, from the coding sequence ATGTGTGGCATTGTAGGATATTTAGGTAAGGGTGACGCTTATCCAGCCCTCATCAAGGGCTTGAAGCGTCTGGAGTACCGCGGATACGATTCTGCGGGAGTTGCCCTTATTGGCAATGACGGCTCTTTGAATGTATATAAGGCAAAGGGTAAGGTGGCAGATCTTGAAGCGTTCTGCTCTGATAAGGATATTTCGGGACATGTGGGTATTGCTCATACTCGTTGGGCTACCCATGGAGAGCCTTCAGCTGTAAATGCTCACCCGCATTATTCCTCTAGCAAGAACCTTGCCATGATTCATAATGGAATCATAGAAAACTATGCCGATATCAAGAAGAATCTCATTGCTAAGGGAGTAGAGTTTAAGAGCGAGACGGATACTGAGGTTCTCGTTCAGCTGATTGAATATATTCAGATAAAGAAAAATCTCGACTTGCTGACTGCCGTTCAGGTGGCTCTCCGTCAGGTAATCGGAGCCTACGCTATCGCTATTCTTGATAAGCGTAACCCTAATCAGATCATTGCTGCCCGTAAGCAGAGTCCGTTGGTTGTAGGTATCGGAAAGGATGGTGAGTTTTATCTCGGTTCTGATGCCAGTCCTATCATCGAATATACAGATAAGGTGGTGTATCTGGAGGATGGTAACATCGCTGTGATGCGCCTCGGTGAGGAATTGCAGGTGGTGAACATCCAGAACGTTAAACTCAACCCTGAGGTACAGACCGTAGACATTGATCTCGGTCAGATAGAGAAGGGCGGTTTCCCTCACTTTATGTTGAAGGAAATTTTTGAGCAGCCAGAGTGCCTTCGTAACTGTATGCGTGGCCGTGTAGTTAGCCGCACAGTGGAAACTCGCGTAATGACTGATGGCGACGATACAACCAGCAAGAAGGAGACTGAGATGGGTGTTGTGCTCAGCTCCATTACCGACCATCGCCAGCAGCTTCTCAATGCCAAGCGAATCATCATCGTGGCTTGTGGTACATCATGGCATGCCGGACTTATCGGCAAGCAGATGATAGAGAACTATTGCCGCATCCCTGTGGAAGTGGAATATGCATCTGAATTCCGTTACCGTAATCCTGTGGTAACGAAGGACGATGTGGTCATCGCCATTTCCCAGAGTGGTGAAACCGCTGATACCCTGGCTGCCATCAAGCTTGCCAAGGAGAGCGGTGCGTTTATCTATGGTATCTGTAACTCCATCGGTTCTTCCATCGCACGAGAGACAGATACAGGTACCTATATTCACGTAGGTCCGGAGATTGGTGTTGCCTCTACCAAGGCGTTCACTGGTCAGGTTACCGTCCTTATCCTCCTGGCACTTGCCATCGGTAAGGAGAGGGGAACCATCAGCGAAAATGAATATCAGAAGATTACAGAACAGCTTTGGAACATTCCTGCCAAGATGAAGGAAGTGTTGAAGCTCAACAATAAGATTGCTGACTTGAGCCGTACGTTTACATACGCTCGCAATTTCATCTATCTGGGCCGTGGATTCCAGTATCCTGTAGCCCTTGAGGGTGCATTGAAGTTGAAGGAGATTAGCTACATCCACGCTGAGGGTTATCCTGCAGCGGAGATGAAGCATGGTCCTATCGCATTGATTGACAGCGATATGCCAGTGGTAGTTATTGCTACCCACAACTTCATGTACGAGAAGGTCTTGTCTAATATTCAGGAGATCAAAGCCCGTCAGGGTCGTGTTATTGCTATTGTCAGCAATGGCGATGAAACCATTTCCAAGATTGCCGACGAAGTGATTGAACTCCCTGAGACCTTGGAGTGCCTGGAGCCATTATTGGCTACCATTCCTTTGCAGCTCTTGGCTTACCATGTAGCTGTATGTAAGGGCAAGGACGTTGACCAACCTAGAAACTTGGCCAAGTCAGTTACTGTAGAATAA
- a CDS encoding LemA family protein, with amino-acid sequence MEQTMNSNMQPAKRGIKKSWIILGIVVVLVLWMFSGYNGLVEKQELATTELANVQTQYQRRADMMPQLAKIVKAYAKHEKETFAEVTKARAAVGQVKLDANNLTEASLKKYAAAQGELANAFSKLMVVAEKYPELKASENFKALQVQEEGTENRISEARRKYNEAVQNYNQTVRKMPSALIASLFNFNVMPKFEAAAGAEKAPDLDI; translated from the coding sequence ATGGAACAGACAATGAATTCAAACATGCAACCGGCAAAGAGAGGTATAAAGAAAAGTTGGATTATCCTGGGCATCGTAGTTGTGCTGGTACTATGGATGTTCAGTGGTTATAACGGATTGGTAGAGAAACAGGAGTTGGCTACCACAGAGTTGGCTAATGTTCAGACTCAGTATCAGCGTCGTGCTGATATGATGCCACAGTTGGCTAAGATCGTAAAGGCTTATGCCAAGCATGAGAAAGAAACCTTCGCCGAGGTAACCAAGGCTCGTGCTGCTGTAGGTCAGGTAAAGCTGGATGCCAACAATCTTACTGAGGCTAGCCTGAAGAAATATGCTGCAGCACAGGGTGAGTTGGCGAATGCATTCTCCAAACTGATGGTAGTAGCCGAGAAATATCCTGAGTTGAAAGCCAGCGAGAACTTCAAGGCTCTTCAGGTTCAGGAAGAGGGTACGGAAAACCGTATCAGCGAGGCACGCCGTAAGTATAATGAAGCCGTTCAGAACTATAACCAGACGGTTAGAAAAATGCCAAGTGCCCTTATCGCCAGCCTCTTCAATTTCAATGTGATGCCTAAGTTTGAGGCAGCAGCAGGAGCTGAGAAGGCGCCAGATTTGGATATCTAA
- a CDS encoding HU family DNA-binding protein, translated as MTKADIINEVAIATGMPKKEVGTVVEAFMEEVKKCLIEKKDNVYLRGFGSFNIKHRAAKTARNISKNTTITIPAHDLPSFKPSKSFIEEMQNAQ; from the coding sequence ATGACCAAAGCAGATATCATTAATGAGGTAGCTATCGCTACTGGTATGCCTAAGAAAGAAGTAGGTACTGTAGTAGAGGCTTTTATGGAAGAGGTTAAGAAGTGCCTCATCGAAAAGAAGGACAATGTATACTTGCGTGGCTTCGGCAGCTTCAACATCAAGCATCGTGCTGCTAAGACTGCCCGTAACATCTCTAAGAATACAACCATCACCATTCCTGCTCACGACTTACCAAGCTTCAAGCCATCAAAGAGCTTCATCGAGGAGATGCAGAACGCTCAGTAA